The genomic segment TTGTTTGATTTCTTGACATCCAAGATCCAAGAGTTCAGCTGGCCACCAACCAAAGCTGTGTATGTCACATCGGGGCAAGCAGTGTCAGGACAAGCTTTTGGTTCCACTAGCATGATGGACTGTTGCAACCATGAGGAGGCAGACACAAGGATAGTGGTCCATCTACAATGCGCATTGAAGGAGGGAGCAAAGACAGTTCTTGTGCGAACTGTGGACACTGATGTCATCGTGATCCTTGCTGGTTTATTTTATGATTTGGTGGTGCTTCAACCATTGACTGACATCTGGGTGGCTTTTGGCATGGGAAAAAGGTTCAGATATTACCACATAAACCACATCTGCAAAAGCCTGGGGGAACCCAAATCACAAGGTCTGCTTATGTTCCACGCATATTCAGGTTGTGACACAACATCTGCATTTAACGGAAAAGGCAAGAAGTCAGCTTGGAGGGCCTGGCAAGCCTATGATGCTGCTACAGAAACATTTATGTATCTGGCAAAGCATCCATTCCAGGAACTAAAAGTTGACTCTGAGCATTTCCAGACACTTGAGAGGCTGACTGTGATCCTGTACAACAGATCCAGTCCTTTGAACTCCATCAGTCAAACAAGGAAGGAACTCTTCTGTCAAGACAGTCGGCCGATGGAGAGATTACCTCCCACGCAGGATGCCCTACTCCAGCATGTAAAACGGGCTGTGTTTCAGGCAGGAATCTGGGCAACCAGCACAGACACACAGCAAGTGATTCCTTCTCCAAAGGACTTTGGATGGACCAAGGATGAAACAGGGTCATGGGTTCCAGTTTGGATAACCATTCCCGAGGTCTCCATTGCCTGCAGAGAGCTGATAAAATGCTCATGTAAAGGTGACTGTTCCAGCTGTAAATGCAGCAATGCTAATATTGACTGTTCTCCACTTTGCAAATGCAACTGCTGCAAATAGACACCAGGTACAGTTATGCACACcaatacaccaagtttccacattATGATGCATGTCAATTTGTTTAAATTGTGACAACAATTGTTTTCTTGCCTGTTTCACGTGCAGATTACTTCATAGTGTAGTAAGAAGAGTCATCCAGGCCATTGGTCCTCAGCCCCCATGCTGATCATGTGCACCAGCTGACTTGcccctttaatttatttttggcctCAATCAGAGTTCTAACATTATAATTGCATTAAAGGTTTTATGGATAATACTTCATGTGCTGGGTCTTGAATCATCATCTGAAAATGATACTTTTTGCTATTTCCGTCCATAATGAGGCCTTATTTGAAAGCCAAATGGTTCATAATGGAATCAAATATTGGCATTCTGGCTGTTCTGGGATGTGAAGACACTACCTGTAGACACCCTGTGCAAGTATGATGTAAAAACTAGCAGCAGGAGGACACATGACAAGAATTAGTCCTTTTTTAGTATAGGCGTTTTTTGCAGTTATTGATCAAAATAACTTATGTGCACTATAAaggtattttcaatatttaagtttgAGTACCCTTCTAAAATCCTTCAGTAGGTCATAAAGAAGGCCCATAAAAAATTTGGCGCTTTTATCCGCTCCGTAACGGTAATGTCACTAAGCCACCAGACTATAAgtcattgtgccgtgattttaccagttcggcccatttgggagtagatttttctccatgtggccccccctctaaaatgagtttgacacccctgacttattaAATCATCACAAACTGCATcataaaggctttttttttttttggtagaagCTTATGATGTGTTCTATGGGCTGGGCACCAACAAACGATTTGGGTCATTTTAAGCCTTTCTGCTCACATGGAACACAAACAAATGCATGAtttctggcagctctgttgcagaAATATCCGCTTTTATCACAGCTTGTAGGGAATTGTGACGGGAGGACGCATCTTTGTGCGAGGACGACCACGCCCCTAGTTTGGAGCCTCTTACATCCGGGCACTTCGCTCCGTTGACAACCCTGTGAAGATGGCGACCGCTGGGAGGAGTGCATTATTATCCTCCACCTTAACTGGATCGAAGGGCGCACTGGAGAGCTGCAACCCGGAGGAGGATGACGGCCAGAACTTGTGGTGGGTGTGAGCTTTCTTAACGTCGAGGTTAAGGGCGGGGGGGCTGAATTGTTAGGAGGAGGTGGTTGCTTTTGACAGCTAGCCGCTTAGCTTAGCATCAGCACCTTCGCTAATCATCATTGAATCAACAATAAGCTTCTTCTCTCCGCAGGTCGACTATCTTGAGCGAGGTGTCGACACATTCAAGATCGAAGCTTCCAtccgggaaaaatgtcctggttatgggtgggtatatatatatttatatatacgtgtAACCTAATAGCTAGCTATAATGCTTAGTTGTGTTGATTAGCAGCACAGGTGCAGTGTTGTTGTCAAGTCATGGTAGCATACAGCGTGCTAGTCATGGTAGCATACAGCCTGCTAGTCATGGTAGCATACAGCGTGCTAGTCATGGCAGCATGCAAGTCATGGTAGCATGCTGGTGGCTGCAGGAGAGGCATGATGCTGAGGAGAGGAGGCCAATCATCAGTAGGGATGACACtctaaaccggttttcccggttgttcgataagaaaagaaccaagtcctcggactcgaatccctttttgagaaccggtacccgttatcgagaccactatagtaaagaaaaagagttggttctttattcgaatccctcggaacgaatcccatcccgaccagaaatgccccttgagacgtcacaagaatttacgtcacgtagctcagtcattaggcgcagatagggaaagcaggaaaaacaatggaataataatgttcaaaacaaaaggtataatccaatgaataactttactgagagatttgagcagggtacaaacacatgacgaacacttttacgaccaaccggaaacatagcaaccaggctagcaacgcacctcctttacggcaactgtcgcaacgttcttaaagcaaccgcagcacatacatatatgacatctcccttttttaacttttgtttttatttccttgtaaacaaaacaaaatcacactgtatatgtgttgtctgtctaattataaataatgcagacgaggcgtgttggctgagttcttgacgtttactttcacgggtgacgacatgcaacaacacttttcggggctaccgcgcatgctcgtcactcccgttgcatgctgggtagtgtagttgttatattccctagctcataacatcacatctttccccctataaagaaagattttaactcaataaagtgtatttctttttttagctttaacttttaaatttttagcattgtaaccacatttgcaaacaacttttctcttcatagaattttctttcaataaaagaaataaagtgcaaaaatgtcaaagcatcataacaaacagttatgtcaaatagcagcagaattgcactttttggagagctgtattatttccagttttgtgcccaagggactgattttatttaacactgtagtattatttatacacctatagtgatcacagagacaggttgtttttgtgttactgtatatatttgtttttctgaaaaatcccacttaatatactttgggtaacaacagtcaatatttattttttttattttattttttaggggggtaacagtcaatatttatttatttattagattttatttttttcttctttaataaaagtgagcttttgttaaaccaaatattgtgtgtttttttccatatacaacaacctatctggactcgataagagaatcgataaggaatcggttcgataagaggattcgataataggctcgaactcgatcatttcttatcaaacatcatccctaatcatcAGTCCGCACAAATGATGCCGTACTAGGGCTGGGTTCATCCTTTGCCTGCGACCCGTTCCTGCTAATCAGCCAGTGTGTCGACAAGCCCCCGTGGTATGTCCGCTCGGGTTTTCATCACAACTGCACGGAGTCTTGTGTGGCTGAAGCACCATTGATCCATCCCTGACAGCACAACAATAACATGTCACGTCCAGTACGAGCGGCAGGCAGGGAAGCTAAAGGATTTAGAGGAAACAAAACCCGATTGTGATTTTCTCTCCAAAATCgcgatccagccatccattttcctccgcttatccgaagtcgggtcgcgggggaagcagcctaagcagagaagcacaGACTTCACTCTCGTcggccacttcatccagctcctcccgggggatcccgaggccttcccaggccagccgggagacatagtcttcccaatgtgtcctgggtagggttgcaaaggggtggaaagtagggcagggcgatatatggaatacactcgatatatcgcgggtttgtctctgtgcgatatagaaaatgactgtatcgtgatattcgagtatacgttctcagtaggggtgtggggaaaaatcgaatcgcgattctcacattgtgcgattcagaatcgattctcatttttaaaaaatattatttattattttttattatttttatttttattttttttaattaatcaatccaacaaaacatccatccatccatccatccattttctaccgcttattccctttggggtcgcgggggggcgctggagcctatctcagctacaatcgggcggaaggcggggtacaccctggacaagtcgccacctcaacgcagtccaacaaaacaatacacagcaataccataacaatgcaatccaattccaaaaccacacccgacccagcaacactcagaactgcaataaacagagcaattgagaggagacacaaacacgacacagaacaaaccaaaagtagtgaaacaaaaatgaatattatcaacaacagtatcaatattagttacaatttcaacatagcagtgattaaaaatccctc from the Entelurus aequoreus isolate RoL-2023_Sb linkage group LG20, RoL_Eaeq_v1.1, whole genome shotgun sequence genome contains:
- the LOC133635605 gene encoding uncharacterized protein LOC133635605 is translated as MMDCCNHEEADTRIVVHLQCALKEGAKTVLVRTVDTDVIVILAGLFYDLVVLQPLTDIWVAFGMGKRFRYYHINHICKSLGEPKSQGLLMFHAYSGCDTTSAFNGKGKKSAWRAWQAYDAATETFMYLAKHPFQELKVDSEHFQTLERLTVILYNRSSPLNSISQTRKELFCQDSRPMERLPPTQDALLQHVKRAVFQAGIWATSTDTQQVIPSPKDFGWTKDETGSWVPVWITIPEVSIACRELIKCSCKGDCSSCKCSNANIDCSPLCKCNCCK